A genome region from Alphaproteobacteria bacterium includes the following:
- a CDS encoding class I SAM-dependent methyltransferase produces the protein MWLLNKMLRPLIKKGELIVIDHDGKEYRYGAPDPNHGPITARLTDRRAAFHIAKDPRVGAGEAYMNGWLTIDPPRDIRDLVLFIRYNAPVEKGGALKPKGPIRKTLNQALGRLDQINWKTRSRRNAEHTYNLTRRLYELFLDEDRQYTMAYYRDPSNSLEKAQLDKKAHIAAKLNLKPGMKVLDIGCGWGGLALYLNRHYGVEVLGVALAPDQIQFSNERAAELGVSDKVKFELKDYRDVEGQFDRITSVGLIEHLGTPHYPGFFAHMHRLLKDDGVMFSHCCGRMGEPGVTDKWTRKYIFPGGYIPALSELVTQAEKHRLIVTDVEAMRYHYAYTLAEWYNRTMIHQEEITALYDERFFRMWQFYLAGAEAAFSYGGLVNWQLQYVKRRGSLPITRDFMFEEEERLRANDVPPEWHLSRAAE, from the coding sequence ATGTGGCTTTTGAACAAGATGCTTCGCCCGCTGATCAAGAAGGGCGAACTCATCGTCATCGATCATGACGGCAAGGAATATCGCTACGGCGCGCCCGATCCGAACCACGGCCCGATCACCGCCCGGCTGACCGACAGGCGCGCCGCGTTCCACATCGCCAAGGATCCGCGCGTCGGCGCGGGCGAAGCCTATATGAACGGCTGGCTGACGATCGATCCGCCCAGGGACATCCGCGATCTCGTCCTGTTCATCCGCTACAACGCGCCGGTCGAGAAGGGCGGCGCGCTGAAGCCCAAGGGGCCGATCCGCAAGACGCTCAACCAGGCGCTGGGCCGGCTCGACCAGATCAACTGGAAGACCCGCTCGCGGCGCAATGCCGAGCACACCTACAACCTCACCCGCCGCCTCTACGAGCTGTTCCTCGACGAGGACCGGCAATATACGATGGCGTATTATCGCGATCCTTCGAACAGCCTGGAAAAGGCCCAGCTCGACAAGAAGGCGCACATCGCCGCCAAGCTGAATCTCAAGCCCGGCATGAAGGTGCTCGACATCGGCTGCGGCTGGGGCGGCCTCGCGCTCTATCTCAACCGCCATTACGGCGTCGAAGTGCTGGGCGTGGCGCTGGCGCCGGACCAGATCCAGTTCTCCAACGAGCGCGCGGCCGAGCTCGGCGTCTCCGACAAGGTGAAGTTCGAGCTCAAGGATTATCGCGACGTCGAGGGCCAGTTCGACCGGATCACCAGCGTCGGCCTGATCGAGCATCTCGGAACGCCGCATTATCCGGGCTTCTTCGCCCACATGCACCGTCTGCTGAAGGACGACGGCGTGATGTTCTCGCATTGCTGCGGGCGGATGGGCGAGCCGGGCGTCACCGACAAATGGACCCGCAAGTACATCTTCCCGGGCGGCTACATCCCGGCCCTTTCGGAGCTCGTGACCCAGGCCGAAAAGCACCGGCTGATCGTGACCGACGTCGAGGCGATGCGCTATCACTACGCCTATACGCTCGCCGAATGGTACAACCGGACGATGATCCACCAGGAAGAGATCACGGCGCTTTACGACGAGCGCTTCTTCCGCATGTGGCAATTCTACCTCGCCGGCGCCGAGGCCGCGTTCAGCTATGGCGGCCTGGTCAACTGGCAGCTTCAATATGTGAAGCGGCGCGGCTCTCTCCCGATCACCCGCGACTTCATGTTCGAGGAGGAGGAGCGGCTGCGCGCGAACGACGTGCCGCCCGAATGGCATTTGAGCCGCGCCGCCGAATAG
- a CDS encoding class I SAM-dependent methyltransferase, with the protein MERAVFDRMAEHDQVHWWYVARRKILAELIAREANLPEGARILEIGCGTGHNFEMLRSFGRLDALEIDGEARAFASKRLGHAVGDAPLPELTGVPDRTYHLIALLDVLEHVDGDQAALASIARKLAPGGRILVTVPAYRWMWSAHDLAHHHKRRYSKRGLRRVAEAAGLSVEDIGYFNSLLFPLAAMVRIAGNIAGKSSSDDTLPPRALNALFERIFALERHMIGRVPLPAGVSLYALLSTR; encoded by the coding sequence ATGGAGCGCGCCGTCTTCGATCGCATGGCCGAGCACGACCAGGTCCACTGGTGGTACGTCGCCCGCCGCAAGATCCTCGCCGAGCTGATCGCACGGGAGGCGAACCTGCCCGAAGGCGCGCGGATCCTCGAGATCGGGTGCGGCACCGGCCACAATTTCGAGATGCTTCGTTCCTTCGGCCGGCTCGACGCGCTCGAAATAGACGGCGAGGCGCGGGCGTTCGCGAGCAAGCGGCTCGGCCACGCGGTCGGCGACGCCCCGCTGCCCGAACTGACGGGCGTTCCGGACCGGACCTATCATCTGATCGCCTTGCTCGACGTGCTGGAGCATGTCGACGGCGACCAGGCTGCGCTCGCGAGCATCGCGAGGAAGCTTGCGCCGGGCGGCCGGATCCTGGTCACCGTTCCGGCCTATCGGTGGATGTGGAGCGCGCACGACCTCGCCCATCATCACAAGCGGCGCTACTCGAAACGCGGCTTGCGGCGCGTCGCGGAAGCAGCGGGACTCAGTGTCGAAGACATCGGCTATTTCAACAGTCTGCTCTTCCCGCTCGCGGCGATGGTCCGGATCGCGGGGAATATCGCGGGGAAATCGTCAAGCGACGACACGCTCCCGCCGCGAGCGCTCAACGCGCTATTCGAGCGCATCTTCGCGCTGGAGCGTCACATGATCGGCAGGGTGCCGCTTCCCGCCGGGGTCTCGTTGTACGCCTTGCTTTCGACCCGGTAG
- a CDS encoding glycosyltransferase family 2 protein, translated as MELPGPRPPRQSRAHGGPVLRRRLDQLRHQPAVGRDTRPIFRPAALGAPPARARSHAADRLLAQSPLGVRVNRAPVLSLIAPVKDEEAAIGPFIARVAPILDGLFPDAGAPSWEIVFVDDGSEDGTMAAILAAHQKDARIRALSLSRNFGKEAALTAGLDHAEGQAVIPIDVDLQDPPEVIGAMLAKWRDGYEVVYGVRTNRETDSLPKRLTADLYYRAHNYLSSDKIPEHAGDFRLLDRSVVEVIKAMPERNRFMKGLFAWSGFRQAAVEYARAEREHGKTKFRYWKLWTLALDGITSASTMPLRIWSYVGVVIAGLTLLYAVWVVIKTILWGSDVAGYPSLIVAILFFGSVQLISLGVLGEYVGRILIETKRRPLYVVRKKVGFGEDGG; from the coding sequence ATGGAGCTTCCAGGGCCACGGCCGCCGCGACAATCTCGCGCGCACGGGGGGCCGGTTCTTCGTCGTCGCCTTGATCAGCTTCGCCATCAACCAGCTGTGGGTCGGGATACTCGTCCGATATTTCGGCCTGCCGCTCTGGGCGCCCCTCCCGCTCGTGCTCGGAGTCACGCCGCTGATCGTCTTCTCGCTCAATCGCCGCTGGGTGTTCGCGTGAACCGCGCCCCGGTCCTCTCTCTGATCGCGCCGGTCAAGGACGAGGAGGCGGCGATCGGCCCCTTCATCGCGCGCGTCGCCCCCATTCTCGACGGGCTGTTCCCCGATGCGGGCGCTCCGTCGTGGGAGATAGTGTTCGTCGACGACGGCAGCGAGGACGGCACGATGGCCGCGATCCTCGCCGCCCACCAAAAGGACGCGCGAATCCGCGCGCTCTCGCTCTCCCGCAATTTCGGCAAGGAAGCGGCGCTGACCGCCGGGCTCGACCATGCCGAGGGCCAGGCGGTGATCCCGATCGACGTCGACCTGCAGGACCCGCCCGAGGTGATCGGCGCGATGCTGGCCAAGTGGCGCGACGGCTACGAGGTCGTCTACGGCGTCCGGACCAACCGCGAGACCGACAGCCTGCCCAAAAGGCTCACCGCCGACCTCTACTACCGCGCCCACAATTATCTCTCGTCGGACAAGATCCCAGAGCATGCCGGCGATTTCCGGCTGCTCGACCGGTCGGTGGTCGAGGTCATCAAGGCGATGCCCGAGCGCAACCGGTTCATGAAGGGCCTGTTCGCCTGGTCGGGCTTTCGTCAGGCGGCGGTCGAATATGCGCGCGCCGAGCGCGAGCACGGCAAGACCAAGTTCCGCTACTGGAAATTGTGGACTCTGGCGCTCGACGGAATCACCTCCGCCTCGACCATGCCGCTCAGGATATGGTCCTATGTCGGCGTCGTCATCGCCGGCCTCACCCTGCTCTACGCGGTTTGGGTGGTGATCAAGACGATCCTGTGGGGCAGCGACGTCGCCGGCTATCCCTCGCTGATCGTCGCCATCCTCTTCTTCGGCTCCGTCCAGCTCATCTCGCTGGGCGTGCTCGGCGAATATGTCGGCCGGATTCTGATCGAGACCAAGCGCAGGCCGCTCTACGTGGTCCGCAAGAAGGTCGGCTTCGGCGAGGACGGCGGCTGA